AGTTCATTGGAGAATCTTCCGGTAACACAGGGTAGCAGAACTCCTATGACATTGGTTTTTTTGTTTACGAGACCCCGTGCTATTGCATTGGGGGTATAGCCCAGTTCTGCGATGGTCTTTTCGACCTTCAGCCGGGTTTTTTCGGAATACCCAGGAAGATTGTTGAGTATCCTAGATACCGTGGCAATCGAGACTCCTGCTTGCTTTGCCACTTCCTGGATATTTACAGACATTCCGTGGGTACTCCTTTTTAGGTTACGTAAACGTTTACGTATATTGTAGCGAAGTTTGGTTGGTTGTCAAGGAAAAGTTTTCGAATAATAAAAATCCTGCCCTGCACGGGAGGCCTAAATACAAATGCTTCCGATTCATGCCGCTGGGGAATTGTTTTGGGCAATCGTGGGGTTGCCTAGATGCAATGTCCCTTGGCTACCGATCGGTTTTGGTCAGCTTTCCTTTCCATTTCAGAAAAAGAAAGATACAGGCCATTGCCACGGCAAGCTGTACAACTTCAAACCAAGTACCTATCGGGCCGGAGGATCTGACCAAGGGCAGGGAAGGCAGTGAGGAATGCTCATAGTTGCAGATCAAGGCGATGAATAGGTTGTTCGCGGCATGGATTCCCATCGATACCTCAAAGCCACCGGTACGCATGCTCAGATACGTTCCTGCAAACCCAAACAACAGGTAATAGGAAAGTACGGCAACCGTGTTGCTGCCGAATGAGAGTTCCTGGTTGGAGAGATGGGGAAGACAAAAAAACAAGGCACTGAGTCCGCTGATGATCAGAATTTGTTTTCGGTTCCGTGAAAAGGTCCCCCTGGAGAAAACCCTTACCGGAAGGCAACGGAGCAAAAACTCCTCACTTGTGGTTTGCAAAGGGGTTATGAACAAAACAAAAGGAAGCAAAAGGAGCTTCTGGGGAAAATCCTGCACAATGAAGCGGTAATCCCCGGGTTTTGCCATGATACTGGCAAGCAGGAATATAATGCATACTGAGGTATAGAGAGCAGCACAGAGAAGTGCAAGGGGAAAGTCGAACCGTTGTTTGTCTGTGGCGATGGTTTTCAATTTGGTTTTCATCAAGAGACGGGCCGAGACAACCAAACCCAGGGCCATTGCAAAGAAAGGGGCATTGGCACCAAGATATTCTTTAAGCGGCTGAAAGAGGCGAAGGTTGGAGATGAAACGAACGAATACTGGTCCAAGGTTGAGCCAGAAAATAACCACGAGCACAAAGGAAAGACTTCCTTCGATTGCAGAAAAGGCGTAGCTACTACCAATAGGCCCTTCGTTTTTAGAAAAATTCCCCAGATTTTTGCCTAGCATGCCTAATGGTACACACAATCGTGATATACTGCAATCAATGGAACAAATCAAACGTACATATGTAAGTAAAGCGTTCGATGAAGGCTATACCTGTGTCTTCCCCAATGAAGTGGTTGCCCGCTCCTACTTGGTCGATTATGCCCTTCATTCACCGAAAAAAGCCATATTGCATGAACGGGCCCTCTCTTTTGACACGTTCAGGGCAATGTTTCTCCCCCACCATAAAAAGGAAGAGCCTTCAAATTCTATAATCAGGGAATTGTTTGTTTCCCGCCTGCTAAAGGATACTAGGTACCTCTCGTATTTCATCAGCCAGGAGTATCCTGAGGCAAACAGCAGGTTTTCCCGTTATGTAGCGTCCTTGTTGCCGATGCTTAGTGACGCAATTGAAGAAGAGTCTCTTTCCTTGATGCCCTATGCGATGCAACAGGATGTGAAGGGGCTCTATCACGATTATGTTCAATTCCTCAGGACCCATGATTTTTTTGAACCAAACTTTGAGAAACCTTCGCTCTTAAACGCTCCCTCTTTGCAAGGGGAGACAAAATATTGCATCTTGTTCGCGGATACCATTTCAGATGCACCCTCGCTTTGGAGAAACCTCGGTTCCCCTTCATGGATTACCTTGTCAAAAACCCCCGTCTTGGAGTCTGGAAGTGTAAAACTCGAGGTGTTCGGCAATTTCATGCAGGAGTTGCATACCACTCTTCGCAGGATGAAAAAACTACTTGAAGAGGGCGTTCCTGCACGGGATATCGTCATAGGATGTGCCAGTCCTTCTACAATGATTCCCGCTTTGGAACAGGAAGCCTGGCTCTATGATGTTCCTTTGGCAGTCAGCCAAGGAAAATCCCCGCTGCTCTATCCCAGTGGAAGGTTTCTTTCCTGCCTGAAAGCCGTATATGACGAAACATTCAGCCTTGAGAGTATGAAGTCGCTGCTCCTTGATACTGGTTTCCCCTGGAAAACCCAGGAAAAACAGCGTCGCCTTATTGCCTCGGCTGTCAAATATGCCGTAGTCCAGGGAGCATTGCAGGGGCCTGACCAGTGGCAGGAGCAAATAAAGGATACTGGTTTGGTCTCCTGGTACAAGGAATTCAAGAACAGTGTGCGGGATATCTGCACCTCTTCTGATATTGCTGGATTGCGAAGGAAACTCAATCATTTTCAAGACACCTATTTCATGGAGACCCAATGGAAGGGGACAGAGGGAGAAGACGTCTATTCGTTCTGCCTTGATGCAATGGAAAGTATCAAAAGCGCAATGAAAAGTTGTGAGATTATATCCTATCCGGGGGTTTTCTCGTTTTTACTTGATTATTTGGATAGTAAACTCTATGTTCCCCAGCAACAGAATGAGGGGATCAAGGTGTATGCCTGGCCAATGACTGCTACCTTGGGTGCTCCCTACCATTTTGTACTTTCTTTGGACCATGACAGCAGCCAATGCATTGATAAGCCCCTTGCACTCCTTCCCCAGACCGTGGAGGGAGACAGCCGCAGGGAAATAGATACCACCGAAGCTAATCTCCGCTCTGCCATGCTCGGCGGTAGCAGGGTTTTCCTATCCTGCCATACAAGCCGGTATGAAGGGGAGATGTTGCCCCCTTCTTTCTTTGTGGAGCAAGATTTGCTGTGCACGGGAAGGGAAGGCCTTGATGAGATTTCCGATCCGTTCGAGGGGGAAAACCTCCTGTGGGCTGGGCTGAGAAAAACTGCTAAGGCAACCGGGAGGCAGCAACACTGGTTTGACAGTGCACTCAAGACCGTACTAAGGCCAAGGGTGGATGATTTTACCCGAAAACCGATTCCTCTTTCTTTTATCCCTTCCCTTAAAAAAGAGGTCGACGGGGTAACCGTATTACCGGTTTCTTCCACAAGTTTGGATCTCTTTCTCAAATGTCCCTATGCCTGGGCTTGTAAATATCTGTACAAGGCAATCCAGATGGATTTTCAAGTCCCTTCTATTGACCACAGGATTATAGGCTCCTTTTTACATAGCATCTATGAGGTCTTCTTTTCAAAGATCAAATATTTCGATCCTCTGAAGAAGGATGCATACCATCAGTTGCTTCTGGAGATATTCGACGCTCAGATGGAAGCCTATTTTGGCAAACATGGTCCGAATCCTCCGACGAGATCTTGGCTGGAGAGCGAATATAGGGCAACCTGTACGTTGATAATCGATGAAGAAGAAGCTTTGTTTTCTGATTGCCTTTCTTTGCATTTTGAGAAAAGCCTCAGTTATACGAGTGATACTTATTTTTTGTATGGCCGTATCGACAGGATAGTCCATCTGGATTTTCCCCATGGAAAACGGTATGCCGTTATCGATTATAAGAAAGGCGATGCTCCCTATACGAAGATAGGCGACCCGCTTCCCTCCTATCAGCTTCCTGTCTACCGGATGCTGGTTGGAAAGGAACTGGGAGGAGACGTGGTAAACGCATCTTATTACAGTGTGAAGAAAGGAAAATATTCCGTCATCTGGGATGAAAAAGACACTACGATTATGCAATTCTGTGATGAGGAACTGGAAAAACGATTGTTTGAAATTGTGCACCTGATAAATGAAGGTCATCTCGAGGCCACACCTTCGAAGGAACACTGCAAAGAATGCATCTATCGGCAGGTATGCCGCAGGAGGTATGCAACCCGATGATTACCTTTGAAGAAGTGCTGGCAAAGACCAAGAGAAAACTGGACGAGAACCAATTGCAGGCTGTCAACTGCGATACCAATTGTGTGGTATCTGCTGGTGCCGGTTCGGGTAAAACCACGGTGTTGTCATACCGTTTCCTTCGTCTGGTGCTCGAAAAAAAAGCTGATTGTGACCAAATCCTAACCTTGACCTTTACCCGCAAGGCAGCAAAGGAAATGCATGAACGTATCCATGCCCAGTTGCTCCAATTCAAGTCCGACCCCTATGTTGCAACCCAGTTATCCAAGTTCCCTGATGCCGAGATAGCAACTCTGGACAGTTTCTGCTCGAAAATCGTGAGGTGTGACTGTACCCGCTATGGTATAGCCTCTGATTTCTCTATCGATGACGAAGCCAATAAAAAGAATGCGCAACTTTGTGCCCAAGCCCTCATGGAAGAGAATACCTTCGGTGAAGGGGCAAGAATCCTGGCGCAGATTTATAATCCAGAACAGTTGATCGATGAGGTTTTGGTGCCACTTGCCACGCAGCACTATTACCTTCCGAAGATTCTTGACCCAGGTATTGTCCAGCCGATTCTCGATGCCGTAAAAACAAAGTACAAAGAGATCCTGGATTCCTTTTATCAGCTTTTACTGAGTTATGAGGGATTCACCGCCTCATCAAAAGCTGTTCAAAGTGCCCGAGAAGCAGCTTCAATCCTACTTCCTGCCTTCGATGCTAGTGATGACTATGGGGTAATGCTTTCCTTGCTTGGCAGTAGTAACTATTTTTGGACAAAGCCAGGCAAAGGAAGCGGGGATGATATTGACCTGCTTCGGGAAACCTCTGATTCCTATAAAGCGATGAGGAAACAGCTTTGCCTTGCCCTTAGCATCCTGACCCATGGGCAATCGCTTGCCTCTGTCCTTGCGTTTCTCTGTGAATATCAGAAAGCGTACCAGCGAGAAAAGAGAAAAACCGGAATATTGACTTTCAGTGATGTCTCTTCCCTGGCTGTAGATATCCTCAAGGTTAATCCTTCCCTGCGCTCTTATTTTAAGAATAAATTCCGCTATATCATGATTGATGAGTTCCAGGACAACAATCAGCTACAGAAGGACTTGCTCTATCTTCTTTCCGAGAAGGAAGAACTGTGCAATGGGGGTATACCCTCCTACCAAGACCTACAAAAAGACAAGCTCTTTTTCGTCGGCGACGAAAAACAGTCCATCTATCGATTCAGGGGTTCCGATGTCAGTGTATTCAAGCAGTTGAGCAGTGAATTGAAACAGAATGGGGGCGTTGCCCTTTCCCTTTCAACCAATTACCGCAGCGAACCTGAACTCATCGCTTTGTTCAATTCATTGTTCCCGGTCGTTATGGAGAACCATGGGGAAAGCTATGAGGCAGACTTCGCTGAATTGGGAAGCCGAGCAAAGAAAGACGCTATCGAAGCTTCCTGTACCCTTTGTATCAAGCCGTTTGATTCGGCAGACCAGGATGAAGGGGAAGATGAGCTTGCTGTCGGGGTTGATTCGGAGGCCAGTGCAGTAGCTCTCCTGATGGAAAAAATGTTGCATACGGACGAGTACCTTATCCCCTCGGAAACCGGACCTAGAAGACCGGAGCCAAAGGACATTGCTTTATTGATGCGTTCCACTTCGAGCCAGTTGAGTTTTGAAAAAGCCTTGCGCAGGTATGGCATTCCCTATACCCTGCAGACCGCCCGTTCACTGATGCTTGAAGCCCCTTCCAATGATTTATATAACCTTTTGCAACTGACCATCTATCCAGAGGACCGCCTTGCCTATCTGGGTACCCTTCGGTCGCCTTTTTGCAATATCTCTGATGCCGGGATTGTCTCGATCCTGGAAAGCTACGAGGAAAATCCCCTACCCTTCGGAACGAATCCGGTCTTATCGGATGATGATGCCTCCCGTTTCGAACACGCAAGCCATTTCTTTTCACAACTGAAAGACTATGTAAAAACCAAGACCCTAAGTGAGTTGGTCATGCATCTGTGGTACGAGAGCGGATATCGGCTTTCTTTGGTAACCCATGCAGAGACTCAGGTATACCTTGAGCACTACTCGTTTCTACACCGCCTTGCGCAGATCAAGGAAAAACAAGGGTTTGGGCTTTCTCAGTTTCTTGACTTTATCCGGGAAAACCTTGGGCAGAATGAGCGGCTGGATGATCTGGACGTTATAAAGGAACAGTCCGACGGGGTGCAGATCATGTCTATCCATAAGTCCAAGGGGCTTGAGTTTCCTATCGTATTCGTTGCAAGCGCAGGGACCAAGCTGATGAACAAGGGCTCAAGTCTCTTTGCCATACAGGATACGGTAATTCCCTATTTTATGAAAAATTCGTTTCATGAGACAGAGAAGAAAATCTGTGTTACCCGTGGCTTGAAGGATTTTTTCGATTCGGGAGAAGAGAAACTGAGGGAAAAAGCAGAGCTGAAACGGCTTCTATACGTTGCTTTTACCCGGGCGGAAACCCATTTGGTAGTAAGCGGGTGCTTTAACCGGATGAACCGAAATAAAAATGGTGATGACTCGGCTGATAACCTTTTATTGCTAGCCTGCAATGGCTTGGGCCTCGATATTGATAGCCTTGCAGGAAAGAATACCTTCGTGCAGGTCAAACGTATCGAGGATGTTTCGGAAAAATCCTTGTATGCCAGGAAAAGTGAAAGCCCTGCATCGGAAGACGAAGGGTTCGAACAGAAGAGCGACTGGTACCGACAACCCCTTGAAGAAGTAGATCTTTTACCCTCGCGTTATGGGGTTACCACGATTTTTGGCGTATCTGAGGAAGCTGGCAATGAGGCTTTGAGACTTCCCCTTCTCGATTGCGATGCTCTTTTTTTGAAAATTGTAGAACAGGAAAAGAAAAAAAATCCCATGCAAAAGGATCCCTATTCCCCAGCCGCAGATTTCGGGACTTTGGTCCATGCACTCTGTGAATCACGACTGCTTGGAGAGAACCTTCCTGATGAAAGGCAATTGATCCCTATTCCCTTGGCCCGCAGGCTCGATGAAAGGGAAAAGAAACAGGTGCTTGCAGATGCATCTTCCTTATGTGATAATTTTTTTGCCTGTGACCTATACAGACGCTTTGTACAGGATACATCGTTCAAGTGTGAAGTCAAATTCTTTTCGGTAGTGGAATATCAAGGTAGGGAAGTGGTCGCAGAAGGGGCGATCGACCTATTGGTGGAAACACCAAATGAAATGTTGGTCATCGATTTCAAGACTGATCTCTACAAGAAAGCAGAAGTACATGCGCGCCAAGTACTGACGTATCTGCAGGCTGTAGAGCGTCTGTATGGGAAACCGGCACGAGGATGCGTTACTTTTCTGAGGCAATGTGGCAATGAAGTCTGGTGGAAAACGAATATCGATGAAAAATAAGATTCTTTGAACGGATAAGAGAAAACCTGCCAAGGAGTCTTCAAATAAAAAGGCAAGTAAGCCCTGCATTTGAAATGGTTCCCTTGCCTGTGAAAGACAGGGTGGGGATTTTCTGGCAGACTGTCATACCCATGGCCAGCAAAGACAAGATTTCCCTTTCTGCAATGGTACTCTCCAAAAAAATAGAATGGCAGTCACACTGAGAGGCTGCAAGGGTTTTGTCCCATACTATGGAATATATGTAGGTAGTAGTTGGGCAACTATGCTAGTATATACCCAAGGTAAATTGGGTTTAATGAAAATGATTGGGGTGATTGGGGTTTTTTGATGGATACTGCGTTGTGAAAGAGTTGTCAGAAACACTGGTCAGCGGAAAAACTGACGTATAAAGCCGATTTTTTGGGTTTTTTTCGGACAACCATTCCAAGCGGACAATAGATTAGCAATATGCCTCCAAATCGATCAGGCCATAGACCATGAGAGGTTCAATTTGATGAAAGCCAAAAAGTTGGATTATCTTGATTTTGAGAAAGTAAATATCTTGCTTGAAGGATTCAACCAAGCGACAGGTTTTGTAACTGCAATCCTA
The sequence above is a segment of the Sphaerochaeta pleomorpha str. Grapes genome. Coding sequences within it:
- a CDS encoding PD-(D/E)XK nuclease family protein; the protein is MEQIKRTYVSKAFDEGYTCVFPNEVVARSYLVDYALHSPKKAILHERALSFDTFRAMFLPHHKKEEPSNSIIRELFVSRLLKDTRYLSYFISQEYPEANSRFSRYVASLLPMLSDAIEEESLSLMPYAMQQDVKGLYHDYVQFLRTHDFFEPNFEKPSLLNAPSLQGETKYCILFADTISDAPSLWRNLGSPSWITLSKTPVLESGSVKLEVFGNFMQELHTTLRRMKKLLEEGVPARDIVIGCASPSTMIPALEQEAWLYDVPLAVSQGKSPLLYPSGRFLSCLKAVYDETFSLESMKSLLLDTGFPWKTQEKQRRLIASAVKYAVVQGALQGPDQWQEQIKDTGLVSWYKEFKNSVRDICTSSDIAGLRRKLNHFQDTYFMETQWKGTEGEDVYSFCLDAMESIKSAMKSCEIISYPGVFSFLLDYLDSKLYVPQQQNEGIKVYAWPMTATLGAPYHFVLSLDHDSSQCIDKPLALLPQTVEGDSRREIDTTEANLRSAMLGGSRVFLSCHTSRYEGEMLPPSFFVEQDLLCTGREGLDEISDPFEGENLLWAGLRKTAKATGRQQHWFDSALKTVLRPRVDDFTRKPIPLSFIPSLKKEVDGVTVLPVSSTSLDLFLKCPYAWACKYLYKAIQMDFQVPSIDHRIIGSFLHSIYEVFFSKIKYFDPLKKDAYHQLLLEIFDAQMEAYFGKHGPNPPTRSWLESEYRATCTLIIDEEEALFSDCLSLHFEKSLSYTSDTYFLYGRIDRIVHLDFPHGKRYAVIDYKKGDAPYTKIGDPLPSYQLPVYRMLVGKELGGDVVNASYYSVKKGKYSVIWDEKDTTIMQFCDEELEKRLFEIVHLINEGHLEATPSKEHCKECIYRQVCRRRYATR
- a CDS encoding CPBP family intramembrane glutamic endopeptidase, which gives rise to MLGKNLGNFSKNEGPIGSSYAFSAIEGSLSFVLVVIFWLNLGPVFVRFISNLRLFQPLKEYLGANAPFFAMALGLVVSARLLMKTKLKTIATDKQRFDFPLALLCAALYTSVCIIFLLASIMAKPGDYRFIVQDFPQKLLLLPFVLFITPLQTTSEEFLLRCLPVRVFSRGTFSRNRKQILIISGLSALFFCLPHLSNQELSFGSNTVAVLSYYLLFGFAGTYLSMRTGGFEVSMGIHAANNLFIALICNYEHSSLPSLPLVRSSGPIGTWFEVVQLAVAMACIFLFLKWKGKLTKTDR
- a CDS encoding UvrD-helicase domain-containing protein; translated protein: MITFEEVLAKTKRKLDENQLQAVNCDTNCVVSAGAGSGKTTVLSYRFLRLVLEKKADCDQILTLTFTRKAAKEMHERIHAQLLQFKSDPYVATQLSKFPDAEIATLDSFCSKIVRCDCTRYGIASDFSIDDEANKKNAQLCAQALMEENTFGEGARILAQIYNPEQLIDEVLVPLATQHYYLPKILDPGIVQPILDAVKTKYKEILDSFYQLLLSYEGFTASSKAVQSAREAASILLPAFDASDDYGVMLSLLGSSNYFWTKPGKGSGDDIDLLRETSDSYKAMRKQLCLALSILTHGQSLASVLAFLCEYQKAYQREKRKTGILTFSDVSSLAVDILKVNPSLRSYFKNKFRYIMIDEFQDNNQLQKDLLYLLSEKEELCNGGIPSYQDLQKDKLFFVGDEKQSIYRFRGSDVSVFKQLSSELKQNGGVALSLSTNYRSEPELIALFNSLFPVVMENHGESYEADFAELGSRAKKDAIEASCTLCIKPFDSADQDEGEDELAVGVDSEASAVALLMEKMLHTDEYLIPSETGPRRPEPKDIALLMRSTSSQLSFEKALRRYGIPYTLQTARSLMLEAPSNDLYNLLQLTIYPEDRLAYLGTLRSPFCNISDAGIVSILESYEENPLPFGTNPVLSDDDASRFEHASHFFSQLKDYVKTKTLSELVMHLWYESGYRLSLVTHAETQVYLEHYSFLHRLAQIKEKQGFGLSQFLDFIRENLGQNERLDDLDVIKEQSDGVQIMSIHKSKGLEFPIVFVASAGTKLMNKGSSLFAIQDTVIPYFMKNSFHETEKKICVTRGLKDFFDSGEEKLREKAELKRLLYVAFTRAETHLVVSGCFNRMNRNKNGDDSADNLLLLACNGLGLDIDSLAGKNTFVQVKRIEDVSEKSLYARKSESPASEDEGFEQKSDWYRQPLEEVDLLPSRYGVTTIFGVSEEAGNEALRLPLLDCDALFLKIVEQEKKKNPMQKDPYSPAADFGTLVHALCESRLLGENLPDERQLIPIPLARRLDEREKKQVLADASSLCDNFFACDLYRRFVQDTSFKCEVKFFSVVEYQGREVVAEGAIDLLVETPNEMLVIDFKTDLYKKAEVHARQVLTYLQAVERLYGKPARGCVTFLRQCGNEVWWKTNIDEK